The Syntrophorhabdaceae bacterium sequence AACGAAGGTCAGGGGAATATACCACAGGAGCGATTCATGGAGAAAGAAAGTGGCAATCAGAAATGCGGCAACGTTCCCAAGGGTGATCGCCCCCAGGACCTCCGCTTCCCGGTAGCGGCTGCTCGCATCAACGACCATAACGGCGATCTCGCCGATGGTCCTCAATTCAGCCGAGGAGGTTGCCTCCCTGATCCTCTCCTTTTCAGCGTCAGAAAAAAAATGTAAGGCCTTCATCACCAGTCCCCCGATGCCCCGCCGCCGCCGAAACCGCCGCCGCCGCCGCCGAAACCGCCGCCACTGTCAAATCCTCCTCCGCCGGAAAACCCGCCGCCCGTCCAAAATCCACCGGGGCCGAAACCGCCGCCGCCTCGGGAGCTCCCCCCGAAAAAGAAGGGAAGGAAAACACCAAGGACGAGACCGAAAATGCCAAGGAGAACCGATGTCAGCAGGGATAGACCCACCAGGGCCCCTATCGCCGAAAAGCCTATCAGGCCGGCGCCGCCGCCAAGAATGCGGGAGATCCTTCCGAGAACCAACAGAAATGTGGCTCCAAAGATGAGAAGAGGAAAGACCGATGAAAGACCCCTCTTCCGGGCACCCCGCGGCCTTGCACTATCGGCTTTGAATTCACCCCGGGTTGCATCTATCATTGCGCGGACCCCTGAGGAAAAACCTCCGTCAAAATCGCCGCGCTTGAACTGCGGATTGATGACGAGCTGCACGATCCGCCCGGCCGTCAGGTCCGTCAGCTTCCCTTCGAGGCCCCGGCCGACCTCGATGCGCGTCTTACGATCATTCTTGGCGACCAGAAGGATAGCGCCATTATCCTTTCCCTTCTGACCGATCTTCCACGTCTCGGCAACCTTCATGGAAAACTCTTCGATAGGTTCGCCCTCGAGAGACGCCATGGTAAGAATGACCATCTGCGTGGAATCCGACTCTTCAAAGTTCTTGAGTTCCTTCTCGAGTTGGGCGCGAACAACCGGGGATATTATGTTTGCATAGTCGTTGACCCGTCCTTTCAAAGGCGGGACGTCAAGCGCGTGGGCGCCGGTTCCGGTCAGGAATATCATCCACACGGCGAAGAGGAAGACCGCGTATCCCGCGCTACCCCTGTCCCGATGTCTTTTGTCCCTGTTGTTCCCGTAGGCTTCTTTCAACAATGGTCCACCTGTCAGAACTTCACTTTTGGCGCTTTTTCAGCCCCAGCCTCAGCTTTGAACGCCTCCTTCTGCGGAAGTTTGAGGATGAACATATTTGTCAGATTGTTTGGGAAGGTCCGGATGGATGTGTTGAACTCCTGAACCGCCTTGTTGTACCGGGTACGCGCCACGTTTATCCTGTTCTCGGTACCCTCGAGCTGGTTCTGAAGGTCCCGGAAGTTCTGACTGGCCTTGAGGTCGGGATATCGCTCGACGACAAGAAGGAGCCGCGACAGGGCTCCCCCCATCGATGCCTGCGCCTGCTGGAATTGTGCCATCGCCTGAGGATTGCCGATCATGTCCTTCGAGACCTGGGCGGATCCCACCTTTGCCCGGGCCTCCGTTACGGCCTGAAGGGTCTCGCTCTCATGCTTGGCATAGGCCTTCACCGTCTCCACGAGGTTGGGTACCAGGTCGTTGCGCCTCTGGTATGTAGCCTCCACGTCTCCCCATGCCGCCTTCACGGCTTCATCGTTTCGCTGGATCGTATTGTAGCCGCAGCCTGTGAACATCATCATCGCCAGAG is a genomic window containing:
- a CDS encoding TPM domain-containing protein, which gives rise to MKEAYGNNRDKRHRDRGSAGYAVFLFAVWMIFLTGTGAHALDVPPLKGRVNDYANIISPVVRAQLEKELKNFEESDSTQMVILTMASLEGEPIEEFSMKVAETWKIGQKGKDNGAILLVAKNDRKTRIEVGRGLEGKLTDLTAGRIVQLVINPQFKRGDFDGGFSSGVRAMIDATRGEFKADSARPRGARKRGLSSVFPLLIFGATFLLVLGRISRILGGGAGLIGFSAIGALVGLSLLTSVLLGIFGLVLGVFLPFFFGGSSRGGGGFGPGGFWTGGGFSGGGGFDSGGGFGGGGGGFGGGGASGDW
- a CDS encoding LemA family protein; the protein is MRRAFLYGVIALAMMMFTGCGYNTIQRNDEAVKAAWGDVEATYQRRNDLVPNLVETVKAYAKHESETLQAVTEARAKVGSAQVSKDMIGNPQAMAQFQQAQASMGGALSRLLLVVERYPDLKASQNFRDLQNQLEGTENRINVARTRYNKAVQEFNTSIRTFPNNLTNMFILKLPQKEAFKAEAGAEKAPKVKF